The Chryseobacterium indicum genome contains a region encoding:
- the mfd gene encoding transcription-repair coupling factor: MQLKTISEKFLPELLQKEFGKEIFIQLENNQHISVKGSAGSSVSIFAAELFLAQKKTILYILDDKEDALYANTEMEDLLGKDKVLYFPATHLEPYQVEKTQNANLVLRTEVINKITSGKSPRVIVAYAGALSEKVLKKEDFKAISHHIKVGDQLDFDFVDELLNHYHFQQADFVSEPGEFSVRGGIVDVFSFSNEKPYRITFFGNEVESIKTFDIETQLSIDKVKDFQLVSNMNFTVTGSRVSLLQLLPKESFVISKNGIVGMQRLKAFYEKSLEKYETLSKDIAHRSPQELFISDQEFLFDYKKFKTVDFGSVSIEGLIELSEMKIDQTSQPAFNKNFELLIEDLEGKQNEGFDTWISFSTEKQKERLELIFEELEHKLPFKSFKSELHEGFVDNDHKILVYTDHQIFDRYQRYKAKNTFAKSEQLTLKDLMSLKIGDYIAHIDHGIGKFMGLVKVNNDGKIQECFKLTYKNGDLLYVSIHSLHKISKYNGPEGREIVLSKLGSPTWKSLKQKTKARVKQLAFDLIKLYAQRKSAKGFAYTPDSYLQNELEASFLYEDTPDQEKATIDVKKDMEADTVMDRLVCGDVGFGKTEVAIRAAFKAATDGKQVAVLVPTTILAFQHYRSFKERLKDFPVNVAYVNRFRTAKQKSETLAALKEGKVDIIIGTHQLASSSIKFKDLGLLIIDEEHKFGVSVKDKLKTLKADVDTLTLTATPIPRTLQFSLMAARDLSVIKTPPPNRQPVETQLIGFNEEILRDAVSYELQRDGQVYFINNRIENLKDIAGLIQRLVPDARVITGHGQMEGKQLEKNVLDFMEGKYDVLVSTTIVESGVDVPNANTIFINDAQRFGMADLHQMRGRVGRSNRKAFCYLITPPYDMMTSDARKRLEAIEQFSDLGSGFQIAMKDLEIRGAGDLLGAEQSGFINEMGFETYQKLMQEALEELKDDQEFENLFENEEERNKLFKTTKDVNIDTDLELMLPDWYISNTEERLLLYQKLAEIDNEANLAKFESELIDRFGELPKEAINLLKSVSLKWLASDIGFEKIVMKNGVFLGYFPGNPQDKFYQTDKFRTIINYLTKNPKEAQLKEKTGKEGNQLMMRKDRVGNVDEVNDLLKTILKSEA; this comes from the coding sequence ATGCAATTAAAAACCATCAGCGAAAAATTTCTTCCAGAGCTTCTTCAGAAAGAATTCGGAAAAGAGATTTTCATTCAACTGGAAAATAATCAACATATTTCTGTAAAAGGAAGCGCAGGTTCTTCGGTTTCAATTTTTGCAGCCGAGTTGTTTCTTGCCCAAAAGAAAACCATTCTTTATATTCTGGATGATAAGGAAGACGCTTTATACGCGAACACAGAAATGGAAGATCTGCTGGGAAAAGATAAAGTACTCTATTTTCCGGCGACTCATCTGGAACCGTATCAGGTTGAAAAAACGCAGAACGCCAATCTTGTTCTGAGAACAGAAGTTATCAATAAGATCACATCCGGAAAATCTCCGCGCGTTATCGTTGCGTATGCGGGAGCTTTGTCTGAAAAGGTTTTAAAAAAGGAAGATTTTAAAGCGATTTCGCATCATATAAAAGTTGGCGATCAGCTGGATTTTGATTTTGTGGATGAACTGCTGAATCATTATCATTTCCAGCAGGCAGATTTTGTTTCAGAGCCGGGAGAATTTTCCGTAAGAGGAGGAATTGTGGATGTTTTTTCGTTCTCCAATGAAAAACCATACAGGATCACATTTTTCGGGAATGAAGTGGAAAGTATTAAAACTTTTGATATCGAAACTCAGCTTTCGATTGACAAAGTGAAGGATTTTCAGCTGGTTTCCAATATGAATTTTACGGTAACGGGAAGCCGGGTTTCTTTATTACAATTGCTGCCCAAAGAGAGTTTTGTAATTTCTAAAAACGGAATTGTGGGAATGCAGCGTTTAAAAGCATTTTACGAAAAATCTCTGGAAAAATATGAAACATTAAGCAAGGACATTGCACACAGATCGCCGCAGGAATTGTTTATTTCCGATCAGGAATTTCTGTTTGACTATAAAAAATTTAAAACGGTTGATTTCGGAAGTGTTTCTATTGAAGGACTGATTGAATTATCGGAAATGAAGATAGACCAGACTTCACAGCCTGCTTTCAATAAAAATTTCGAACTGTTAATTGAAGATCTTGAAGGCAAACAAAATGAAGGCTTCGATACATGGATTTCTTTTTCCACAGAAAAGCAGAAAGAAAGACTGGAACTGATTTTTGAAGAGCTGGAACACAAGCTTCCTTTTAAAAGTTTTAAATCTGAACTTCATGAAGGGTTTGTGGACAATGATCATAAAATTCTGGTCTACACCGACCATCAGATTTTTGACCGTTACCAAAGATACAAGGCGAAGAATACATTTGCTAAATCGGAGCAGTTGACACTGAAGGATTTAATGTCTTTGAAAATCGGAGATTATATTGCCCACATCGATCACGGAATCGGGAAATTCATGGGGTTGGTAAAGGTGAATAACGATGGGAAAATTCAGGAATGTTTTAAACTGACGTATAAAAACGGAGACTTATTATATGTAAGCATTCATTCTCTTCATAAAATTTCAAAATACAACGGTCCGGAAGGAAGAGAAATTGTACTGAGTAAACTCGGATCTCCAACATGGAAATCTTTAAAACAGAAAACAAAAGCAAGGGTAAAACAACTGGCTTTTGATTTAATAAAATTATACGCTCAACGAAAATCTGCGAAAGGTTTTGCCTACACTCCGGATTCTTATTTACAAAATGAGCTGGAAGCAAGTTTCCTTTACGAAGATACTCCGGATCAGGAAAAAGCCACTATTGATGTGAAGAAAGACATGGAAGCCGATACAGTGATGGATCGTCTGGTTTGTGGAGACGTAGGTTTCGGTAAAACGGAAGTTGCAATTCGTGCCGCATTCAAAGCGGCGACAGACGGAAAGCAGGTTGCTGTTTTGGTTCCCACCACGATTCTGGCTTTTCAGCATTACAGAAGTTTTAAGGAACGATTGAAAGATTTTCCGGTTAATGTGGCGTATGTGAACCGTTTCAGAACAGCAAAACAGAAATCTGAAACCCTTGCAGCTTTAAAAGAAGGAAAAGTAGACATTATTATAGGAACGCATCAATTGGCGAGCAGTTCTATAAAGTTTAAAGATTTGGGATTGCTGATTATTGATGAAGAACACAAATTCGGAGTTTCTGTAAAAGATAAGCTGAAAACTTTAAAAGCAGATGTTGATACTCTGACATTAACGGCAACGCCAATTCCGAGAACGTTACAGTTTTCTTTGATGGCAGCGAGAGATTTATCCGTAATTAAAACGCCGCCGCCCAACAGACAGCCCGTGGAAACGCAATTAATTGGCTTTAATGAAGAAATTCTGAGAGATGCGGTTTCCTATGAGCTTCAGCGCGACGGACAGGTTTATTTCATCAACAACAGGATTGAAAACCTGAAAGATATTGCAGGATTGATCCAAAGACTGGTTCCGGATGCAAGAGTAATTACGGGACATGGACAGATGGAAGGAAAACAACTGGAGAAAAACGTTCTGGATTTCATGGAAGGAAAATATGATGTTCTGGTTTCTACAACCATTGTGGAAAGTGGAGTAGATGTTCCGAATGCGAATACCATATTTATTAATGATGCGCAGCGTTTCGGGATGGCAGATCTTCACCAGATGAGAGGCCGTGTCGGGCGAAGCAACAGAAAAGCGTTCTGTTATCTTATTACGCCGCCTTATGATATGATGACTTCCGATGCAAGAAAACGTCTGGAAGCCATTGAACAGTTTTCGGATCTGGGAAGCGGATTCCAGATTGCGATGAAGGATCTTGAAATTCGTGGAGCCGGAGATTTACTGGGAGCGGAACAGAGCGGATTTATCAATGAAATGGGGTTTGAAACTTACCAAAAGCTTATGCAGGAAGCTTTAGAAGAGCTGAAAGACGATCAGGAATTTGAAAATCTTTTCGAAAACGAAGAAGAAAGGAACAAATTATTTAAAACCACAAAAGACGTTAATATTGATACGGATCTCGAACTGATGCTTCCGGACTGGTATATTTCAAATACGGAAGAAAGATTACTGCTTTATCAGAAACTTGCGGAAATAGATAATGAGGCAAATCTGGCGAAATTTGAATCTGAACTCATTGACCGTTTTGGAGAACTTCCGAAAGAGGCCATCAATCTGTTAAAAAGTGTAAGCCTGAAGTGGCTCGCTTCAGACATTGGTTTCGAAAAGATTGTCATGAAAAACGGTGTGTTCTTAGGATATTTTCCGGGAAATCCTCAGGATAAATTCTACCAGACGGATAAATTCAGGACTATCATTAATTATTTAACAAAAAATCCGAAGGAAGCACAGTTGAAAGAGAAAACAGGAAAGGAAGGAAATCAGCTGATGATGAGGAAAGACAGAGTAGGGAATGTGGATGAGGTGAATGATCTTTTGAAAACAATTCTGAAGAGTGAAGCTTAA
- a CDS encoding carbonic anhydrase family protein: MKAHTYETQSTITPEKALNFLKEGNQRFVNNLKANRDLLEQVNATREGQWPFAVVLSCIDSRTSAELIFDQGLGDIFSIRIAGNFVNQDILGSMEFGCNVAGSKLVVVLGHTKCGALKGGLDAAKIEGLGMDNLNHLINHFNPIINDIIEEGEERSSANADLLERLNQHNVINAIDDIRKQSSTLRKLEEEGKIKIVGANYDVETGVVTWLA; encoded by the coding sequence ATGAAAGCACATACTTACGAAACGCAATCGACTATTACTCCTGAAAAAGCATTAAACTTTTTAAAGGAAGGAAACCAGAGATTTGTAAATAACCTGAAAGCCAACAGAGATCTTTTGGAGCAGGTGAACGCAACCCGTGAAGGACAATGGCCTTTTGCAGTGGTATTAAGCTGTATCGACAGCCGTACTTCTGCTGAGCTTATCTTCGATCAGGGATTAGGAGATATTTTCAGCATCAGAATTGCGGGAAATTTTGTTAATCAGGATATTTTGGGATCTATGGAATTCGGTTGTAACGTTGCAGGTTCTAAGCTTGTCGTGGTATTGGGACATACGAAATGCGGCGCTTTAAAAGGCGGGCTTGATGCGGCAAAAATCGAAGGATTGGGAATGGATAATCTTAACCACCTGATCAATCATTTCAACCCGATTATCAACGATATTATCGAAGAAGGAGAAGAGCGTTCTTCTGCCAATGCAGATCTTCTGGAAAGACTGAACCAGCATAACGTAATTAATGCGATTGATGATATCCGTAAGCAGAGTTCCACCCTTAGAAAACTTGAGGAAGAAGGAAAAATTAAGATCGTAGGAGCTAATTACGATGTGGAAACAGGTGTTGTAACCTGGTTAGCATAA
- a CDS encoding SulP family inorganic anion transporter, with product MKKTSLIGGIKENFPSGLVVFLVALPLCLGIALASGAPPLSGIIAGIVGGLVVGSLSNSNISVSGPAAGLTAIVLTAITDLGAFELFLCAGIIAGVLQLILGFIRAGSISNYFPNNVIEGMLAAIGIIIILKQIPHALGFDKDYEGHESIFDNGLNFGYFTELFGAVQPGAIIITLISVAILIIWDKIPALKRIKMLPGALVAVVTGIILNQVFKMTGSSLEIQTQHLVSLPVPQSFDDFKNLVTMPDFNGFTNPKVWIAGATIAIVASIETLLCIEASDRLDLQRRITDTNLELKVQGIGNLISSFIGGLPMTSVVVRSSANANSGATSKASTIIHGVLLLICVLSIPVVLNLIPLATLAAVLIMVGYKLAKPATFKHFWHLGKFQFIPFIATVVAVVATDLLKGVGIGLAISVFYILQGNMKRAYYLSREKLDDADEIKMKLAEEVSFLNKAAIKKTLKNIKPNSKVIIDARETSYIATDVLEMIQDFANIRAKEEDITVELLGFKTSYRDYERDEESHILITHKRAM from the coding sequence ATGAAAAAAACATCATTAATCGGAGGAATTAAGGAGAATTTCCCTTCAGGACTCGTGGTATTTTTAGTAGCGCTTCCTTTATGTTTAGGGATCGCATTGGCATCGGGAGCACCGCCACTATCCGGAATTATTGCCGGAATTGTCGGAGGGCTGGTTGTAGGATCCCTCAGTAATTCGAATATATCTGTTTCCGGTCCTGCAGCGGGATTAACGGCCATCGTTTTAACCGCTATTACAGATTTGGGCGCATTTGAGCTTTTTCTCTGTGCCGGAATCATCGCAGGAGTACTGCAGTTGATTTTGGGATTTATAAGAGCCGGAAGTATTTCCAATTACTTTCCTAATAACGTAATTGAAGGAATGCTTGCCGCAATCGGGATCATCATTATTCTGAAACAGATTCCTCACGCTTTGGGATTTGATAAGGATTATGAAGGACATGAATCTATATTCGATAATGGCCTCAATTTCGGATATTTTACAGAATTATTCGGAGCGGTTCAGCCGGGCGCCATTATCATTACTTTAATTTCGGTAGCAATCCTGATTATCTGGGACAAAATTCCGGCTCTTAAAAGAATTAAAATGCTTCCGGGAGCTTTGGTTGCCGTTGTAACAGGAATTATTCTGAATCAGGTCTTTAAAATGACGGGAAGCTCACTGGAAATACAGACTCAGCATTTGGTTTCCTTACCCGTTCCACAGTCTTTTGATGATTTTAAAAATCTTGTGACCATGCCGGATTTTAACGGATTCACCAATCCCAAAGTATGGATTGCAGGGGCAACGATTGCCATTGTAGCTTCTATTGAAACACTGCTTTGTATTGAAGCTTCCGACAGGCTGGATCTACAGAGAAGAATTACCGATACCAATCTGGAACTAAAAGTTCAGGGAATCGGAAATTTAATAAGTTCATTCATTGGAGGACTTCCTATGACTTCCGTAGTGGTGAGAAGTTCTGCTAATGCCAATTCGGGGGCGACTTCAAAAGCTTCAACCATTATTCACGGAGTACTGTTGCTGATCTGCGTTTTATCGATTCCTGTGGTATTGAATTTAATTCCACTGGCAACTTTGGCAGCAGTGTTAATTATGGTGGGTTACAAACTGGCAAAGCCTGCAACATTTAAACATTTCTGGCATTTAGGGAAATTCCAGTTTATTCCTTTTATTGCAACCGTGGTAGCTGTTGTCGCAACCGACTTATTAAAAGGCGTTGGAATAGGTCTTGCTATTTCCGTTTTTTATATTCTTCAGGGAAATATGAAAAGAGCTTATTATTTAAGCCGTGAAAAGCTGGATGATGCCGATGAAATAAAGATGAAACTTGCAGAAGAAGTTTCTTTCCTGAACAAAGCAGCTATCAAAAAAACATTAAAAAACATCAAACCGAATTCTAAAGTCATCATTGATGCAAGGGAAACATCCTATATTGCCACTGATGTTCTGGAAATGATTCAGGATTTTGCCAATATCCGCGCAAAAGAAGAAGACATTACCGTGGAACTATTAGGATTTAAAACTTCATACAGGGATTACGAAAGAGATGAAGAGTCTCACATTTTAATTACACATAAAAGAGCGATGTAA
- a CDS encoding carbonic anhydrase, whose amino-acid sequence MSQSYKAIFENNRKWVESKVAENPEFFHDLAKTQHPDYLYIGCSDSRATAEELMGAKPGEVFVHRNIANVVNTLDMSSTAVIQYAVEHLKVKDIIVCGHYNCGGVKAAMTSQDLGLLNPWLRTIRDVYRLHQAELDSITDEDKRYDRLVELNVQEQCINVIKMACVQERYILEEHPVVHGWVFDLRTGKIIDLEIDFEKILKDIQKIYNLTSSDWVMSRKTK is encoded by the coding sequence ATGTCACAGTCGTATAAAGCTATTTTTGAAAATAACAGAAAATGGGTAGAGTCTAAAGTTGCGGAAAACCCTGAATTTTTCCATGATCTTGCCAAAACCCAGCATCCTGATTATCTTTACATCGGATGTTCAGACAGCCGTGCGACTGCAGAAGAACTGATGGGAGCCAAACCGGGAGAAGTTTTTGTTCACAGAAACATTGCCAATGTTGTGAATACTTTAGACATGAGTTCTACAGCGGTTATTCAGTATGCCGTGGAACATCTCAAAGTAAAAGATATTATTGTTTGCGGACATTACAACTGCGGGGGTGTAAAAGCAGCGATGACTTCTCAGGACTTAGGATTGCTCAATCCGTGGTTAAGAACAATCCGTGATGTGTACAGATTACATCAGGCTGAATTGGATTCTATCACAGACGAAGACAAACGCTATGACAGACTTGTTGAACTGAATGTACAGGAACAGTGCATTAACGTTATCAAAATGGCGTGTGTACAGGAAAGATATATTTTAGAAGAACATCCCGTAGTTCACGGCTGGGTTTTCGATCTTCGAACAGGAAAGATCATCGATCTGGAAATAGACTTTGAAAAAATATTAAAGGACATTCAGAAAATTTATAACCTTACCAGTTCGGACTGGGTGATGAGCAGAAAGACCAAATAA
- a CDS encoding GH3 auxin-responsive promoter family protein, with product MVNFLKKYAALIWAKNHVRKAEEFKKNAENDQEKLLLFLTETAKKTLFGREHDFENIKSVKDFQERVPVSDYEDLKPYIERVKKGQANILWTDTPEYFAKTSGTTSGSKYIPISKEGMPFQVKGAQSALFHYIAKKNNADFVQGKMIFLQGSPELEEVYGIKTGRLSGIVAHHIPDYLQKSRLPSWETNIIEDWETKVDKIVEETEKENMTLISGIPPWLIMYFEKLIEKHGKKIKQIFPNLQLIVTGGVNYEPYRDKMEELLGGKVDIVQTFPASEGFFAFQDNYTKEGLLLLTNHGIFYEFIPLEEYGRFDSAQHTTKRLTLKDVELNKDYALILTTNSGLWAYSIGDVVRFIDKNPYRILVSGRTKHFTSAFGEHVIAFEVEEAMKATLEKHPAQITEFHLAPQVNPDEGLPYHEWFIEFEKEPENLNLFKNELDDQLRKRNTYYDDLISGNILQKLHITSLKKNAFHEYAKSQGKLGGQNKTPRLANDRKIADLLEIYKL from the coding sequence ATGGTAAACTTCCTAAAGAAATACGCAGCTTTGATCTGGGCGAAAAACCACGTCCGGAAAGCAGAAGAGTTCAAAAAAAATGCGGAAAACGATCAGGAAAAGCTTCTTTTATTCTTAACGGAAACAGCGAAAAAAACGCTTTTCGGAAGAGAACATGATTTTGAAAACATCAAATCGGTAAAAGATTTTCAGGAACGTGTTCCGGTTTCGGATTATGAAGATCTTAAACCCTATATTGAAAGGGTAAAAAAGGGACAGGCGAATATTCTCTGGACCGATACTCCGGAATATTTTGCAAAAACTTCAGGAACGACTTCCGGCTCAAAATACATCCCGATTTCTAAAGAAGGAATGCCTTTTCAGGTGAAAGGAGCTCAAAGTGCGTTGTTTCATTATATTGCCAAAAAAAACAATGCCGATTTTGTACAGGGAAAAATGATCTTTTTACAGGGAAGTCCTGAACTGGAAGAAGTGTACGGAATAAAAACCGGAAGACTTTCGGGAATCGTAGCCCATCATATTCCCGATTATTTACAGAAAAGCAGACTTCCGAGCTGGGAAACCAACATCATTGAAGACTGGGAAACGAAGGTGGATAAAATTGTTGAGGAAACCGAAAAGGAAAATATGACGCTGATCTCCGGAATTCCGCCCTGGCTGATTATGTATTTTGAAAAGCTGATTGAAAAACACGGCAAAAAGATAAAGCAGATTTTCCCGAATCTTCAGCTGATTGTTACAGGCGGCGTTAATTACGAACCTTACCGCGACAAAATGGAAGAACTTTTAGGAGGAAAAGTAGATATTGTACAGACTTTTCCGGCTTCGGAAGGTTTTTTTGCGTTTCAGGACAACTATACGAAAGAGGGCTTATTGCTTTTAACCAATCATGGAATTTTCTATGAATTTATTCCGTTGGAAGAATATGGACGCTTCGACTCGGCTCAGCATACCACAAAAAGACTGACCTTAAAGGATGTTGAACTGAATAAAGATTACGCGTTAATTTTAACAACCAATTCAGGACTTTGGGCGTATTCCATTGGAGATGTCGTGAGATTTATCGATAAAAATCCGTACAGAATTCTCGTGAGCGGAAGAACGAAACATTTCACCTCGGCTTTTGGAGAACACGTTATTGCCTTTGAAGTGGAAGAAGCTATGAAAGCCACTTTAGAAAAACATCCTGCACAGATTACAGAGTTTCATCTCGCGCCACAGGTAAATCCCGATGAAGGACTTCCCTATCATGAGTGGTTTATTGAATTTGAAAAAGAACCTGAAAATTTAAACTTGTTCAAGAATGAGCTTGATGACCAGCTCAGAAAGCGCAATACGTATTATGATGATTTAATTTCAGGAAATATTCTGCAGAAACTTCACATCACTTCTCTGAAGAAAAATGCCTTCCACGAATATGCCAAATCTCAGGGAAAACTGGGCGGACAAAACAAAACGCCGAGACTTGCGAATGACAGAAAAATCGCCGATTTATTAGAAATTTATAAACTTTAA
- the pth gene encoding aminoacyl-tRNA hydrolase — translation MKYLIVGLGNKGAEYENTRHNIGFKVADKLAETMEVSFNTTNFGWMADGKYKGRRVLVLKPDTYMNLSGNAVRYWMQKENIPLENVLIVTDDLALPFGTLRMKGKGSDAGHNGLKNINEVLQTQNYARLRFGISADFSEGRQVDYVLGTWNEEENEKLQERIEKFSKACLSFVFAGINNTMSAFNGK, via the coding sequence ATGAAATATTTAATAGTCGGCCTTGGAAATAAAGGTGCGGAATACGAAAATACACGTCACAATATAGGATTTAAAGTTGCAGACAAACTAGCGGAAACCATGGAGGTTTCTTTCAATACCACCAATTTCGGATGGATGGCAGACGGAAAGTACAAAGGAAGAAGAGTGTTGGTCTTAAAACCGGATACTTATATGAATCTTTCCGGAAATGCAGTCCGCTACTGGATGCAGAAAGAAAACATTCCTTTGGAAAATGTTCTCATTGTAACAGACGATTTAGCTTTGCCTTTTGGGACTTTAAGAATGAAAGGTAAAGGTTCGGATGCAGGACACAACGGACTGAAAAACATCAACGAAGTACTACAGACCCAAAATTATGCGCGTCTGCGTTTCGGTATTTCAGCAGATTTTTCGGAAGGAAGACAGGTGGATTATGTTTTGGGAACTTGGAATGAAGAAGAAAATGAAAAGCTTCAGGAAAGAATTGAGAAATTTTCTAAAGCCTGTCTGTCATTTGTATTTGCAGGAATCAATAATACAATGTCTGCTTTTAACGGAAAATAA